The Equus caballus isolate H_3958 breed thoroughbred chromosome 13, TB-T2T, whole genome shotgun sequence genome includes a window with the following:
- the CHCHD2 gene encoding coiled-coil-helix-coiled-coil-helix domain-containing protein 2: protein MPRGSRSRTSRMAPPASRSPQMRAAPRPAPAAQPPAPAPPSAVGSPAAAPRQPGLMAQMATTAAGVAVGSAVGHTLGHAITGGFSGGSNAEPSRPDITYQEPQGTQPVYQQQEQFGPCHYEMKQFLECAQNQSDLKLCEGFSEVLKQCRFANGLA, encoded by the exons ATGCCGCGTGGAAGCCGAAGCCGCACCTCCCGCATGGCCCCTCCGGCTAG cCGGTCACCTCAGATGAGAGCTGCGCCTAGGCCAGCGCCAGCAGCCCAGCCACCAGCACCAGCTCCACCATCCGCTGTTGGCTCACCTGCTGCTGCACCCCGGCAGCCAGGTCTGATGGCCCAGATGGCAACCACTGCTGCTGGCGTGGCTGTGGGCTCTGCTGTTGGCCACACGCTAGGTCATGCCATCACTGGGggcttcagtggaggaagtaatgCTGAGCCCTCAAGGCCTGACAtcacttaccag GAGCCTCAGGGAACCCAGCCAGTGTACCAGCAGCAGGAGCAGTTTGGCCCGTGCCACTATGAAATGAAACAGTTTTTGGAATGCGCCCAGAACCAGAGTGACCTTAAGCTTTGTGAGGGTTTCAGCGAGGTGCTGAAACAGTGCAGATTTGCAAATG GATTAGCCTAA